From Candidatus Vondammii sp. HM_W22, one genomic window encodes:
- a CDS encoding efflux RND transporter permease subunit: MSQEDPNNGNLKQPIEATDEQLGLAGRTARFFINSPLAPLFFVSMMLMGLLGLVMTPRQEDPQISVPMVDIFVQYSGASADQVSNLAIEPLERIMSEIDGIKHVYSVAQRGMGMVTIEFDVGEEMGPSLVKVNDKLDSNMDMIPPGVSPPLVKAKGIDDVPVVNITLWSRDLDKDGVPDVDDGQLRMLAHDVLQSVKEIPNTGNGFVVGGRAEQVTIEVFPERLSGYGISLDQVANTVRTANSEQKAGGVESGNTHFTVMTGAFLNTVEDITMLVVGTHNDIPVYLHDVARVTQGPEDAKQLVAYYTGTAGDHEQPASGVPAVTIAVAKKPGVNGVTVANAIIKRVNDLEGTRIPANVAVNITRDYGETANDKVNELIFKLFVATGFVFLLVLLAFRALRPAIVVVLVIPVVLLMTIFYAWVADYTIDRVSLFALIFSIGILVDDAIVVVENIYRRWLEEGKTDAVTAVDAVREVGNPTILATFTVIAALMPMGFVSGMMGPYMAPIPALGSAAMLISLFAAFVFTPWLAISRWLRPSMSYLLVAEKREHKEAEKMERFYRKILTPLIEHPRKRYLFRIVLWGSFFLACSMFYTNTVAVKILPLDNKPEFSVVLDMPEGTALPVTINLAHKIAENIRKMPEVTAIQVYAGTAKPYDFNGMVRHYYLRQDPWLAEIQVQLLHKSKRKRSSHEIAVETRKVLEPIIKASGAKYAVVEMPPGPPVLQSVVAEVHGPSAEIRRQVARDLTGIFSRAESLRDVDSYMRDDYEYWRFRVDTEKSVRRGISVDTINRNLSMALGGMVLGDVKQRAGHEPVNIVIQVPLAERSQVTRLGDLPIQSQSGITLPLRELGKFERMAEEEVIYHKDLRGIEYVVADVGGKLAAPIYGMFQVQDILAAEYTVLDGVKLDTFWLKPPPDDTVSSIEWTGEWTVTFETFRDMGGAFMVALVIIYILVVWEFGNFRIPALIMAPIPLTLIGIIPMHAIMGAEFSATSMIGWIALAGIIVRNSILLVDFSVHEIQRGIPVAEAVIRACKTRTRPIVITALALVCGSSVIYTDPIFQGMAISLSSGVLVSTILTLIVIPLGCIKSSKALCEVAGAGYDSGGTPMPEEEEVVEAPAATVYKTPIPLVIWGKVATVLMMLLYAVRGIFLLVSKLVSKPKVPPPVVSPAPVTASTPVVSEDKTVQQRKAAEVPVVAADVETVADLPSAATGKPVEENQLPKIEVTAEKPIDKSPEPVAEAAVIRKKSQAKARPVKKRVAKKNIAKKPPAPKKRPVKKAIKKSVPKSVAGKSVEPGKPKATTSGKSKPALRKGARRGIRLKLGDRNGME; encoded by the coding sequence ATGAGTCAGGAAGACCCAAATAACGGCAATCTGAAGCAGCCAATCGAAGCTACAGATGAACAGCTTGGGCTCGCCGGTCGTACTGCACGTTTCTTTATCAATTCACCCCTCGCACCACTGTTTTTCGTCTCTATGATGTTAATGGGCCTGTTGGGGCTGGTGATGACACCGCGGCAGGAAGATCCACAGATATCTGTCCCCATGGTGGATATCTTTGTCCAGTACTCAGGTGCTTCGGCCGACCAAGTTTCCAATCTTGCGATTGAGCCCCTGGAACGGATCATGAGTGAGATCGATGGGATCAAGCATGTCTATTCCGTTGCACAGCGGGGCATGGGCATGGTGACTATCGAGTTTGATGTGGGCGAGGAGATGGGGCCATCCCTGGTCAAGGTTAACGATAAGCTTGACTCCAATATGGATATGATTCCTCCCGGAGTGTCGCCTCCCCTGGTGAAAGCCAAGGGGATTGATGATGTCCCTGTAGTCAATATCACTCTCTGGTCCAGAGACCTGGATAAGGATGGCGTTCCCGACGTCGATGATGGTCAGTTGCGGATGCTGGCTCACGATGTCCTTCAGAGTGTTAAAGAGATTCCCAATACAGGCAATGGTTTTGTGGTGGGTGGCCGTGCTGAGCAGGTGACTATCGAGGTTTTCCCTGAACGGCTGTCGGGTTACGGTATTAGTCTCGATCAGGTGGCCAATACTGTCCGTACCGCGAATAGTGAGCAAAAAGCGGGTGGTGTAGAGTCAGGCAATACCCACTTTACCGTGATGACAGGCGCTTTCCTGAATACGGTGGAAGATATCACCATGCTGGTGGTAGGCACCCATAATGATATTCCTGTCTATCTGCATGATGTCGCCAGGGTCACCCAGGGACCAGAGGATGCCAAGCAATTGGTAGCCTACTATACCGGGACGGCGGGTGATCACGAGCAGCCTGCCAGCGGTGTGCCGGCGGTGACCATCGCTGTGGCGAAAAAACCCGGTGTCAACGGTGTCACCGTTGCCAATGCCATTATAAAACGCGTCAATGATCTGGAAGGCACCAGGATACCGGCTAACGTTGCCGTCAATATCACCCGCGATTACGGTGAGACCGCCAATGACAAAGTTAATGAGCTGATCTTCAAGCTCTTCGTGGCCACCGGTTTCGTTTTCCTGCTGGTGCTGCTTGCTTTCCGCGCATTGCGGCCTGCTATTGTCGTTGTACTGGTGATTCCGGTCGTCTTGTTGATGACGATTTTTTACGCCTGGGTTGCTGACTATACCATCGACCGGGTGAGCTTGTTTGCACTGATTTTCTCAATCGGTATTCTGGTGGATGATGCCATTGTGGTGGTTGAAAATATCTATCGCCGCTGGCTTGAGGAGGGGAAGACGGATGCTGTTACCGCCGTAGACGCTGTGCGCGAAGTGGGTAACCCGACTATCCTTGCAACCTTTACTGTGATAGCGGCACTCATGCCCATGGGATTTGTCAGTGGCATGATGGGCCCTTATATGGCGCCGATTCCGGCCTTGGGTTCGGCGGCAATGCTGATTTCTCTGTTTGCAGCGTTTGTTTTTACTCCCTGGTTGGCAATCTCACGCTGGCTCCGGCCCTCCATGTCCTATTTGCTAGTGGCTGAAAAGCGTGAGCATAAGGAAGCGGAAAAAATGGAGCGTTTTTACCGCAAAATCTTGACGCCACTGATCGAGCACCCGCGGAAACGTTACCTCTTCAGAATTGTGCTCTGGGGTAGTTTTTTCCTCGCCTGCTCCATGTTCTATACCAATACGGTTGCTGTAAAGATACTGCCGTTGGATAACAAGCCGGAATTTTCTGTGGTGCTCGATATGCCGGAGGGCACTGCGCTGCCGGTAACCATCAATCTGGCCCACAAAATTGCTGAAAATATCAGGAAAATGCCGGAGGTAACAGCAATCCAGGTTTATGCTGGCACTGCAAAGCCCTATGACTTCAACGGGATGGTGCGCCACTACTATCTGCGTCAGGACCCCTGGCTGGCTGAAATTCAGGTGCAGTTACTGCACAAGAGCAAACGAAAGCGCAGCAGCCATGAGATTGCAGTAGAGACGCGCAAAGTACTAGAGCCCATTATAAAAGCATCGGGTGCAAAATATGCCGTGGTTGAAATGCCTCCCGGCCCCCCCGTGCTGCAGTCAGTGGTGGCTGAAGTCCATGGGCCATCCGCGGAGATACGGCGTCAGGTGGCAAGAGACCTGACAGGGATCTTTTCCCGTGCGGAGAGCCTGAGAGACGTCGATAGCTATATGCGGGACGACTACGAGTATTGGCGTTTCCGCGTGGATACTGAAAAATCGGTGCGCCGTGGCATCTCTGTCGATACTATCAACCGAAATCTATCCATGGCGCTGGGCGGCATGGTGCTCGGTGATGTCAAACAGCGGGCAGGGCACGAGCCGGTCAATATAGTGATCCAGGTTCCTCTGGCTGAACGTTCTCAGGTAACCCGGCTGGGGGATCTGCCCATTCAGTCTCAATCAGGTATTACTCTGCCGTTACGGGAGCTGGGTAAATTTGAGCGTATGGCCGAAGAAGAGGTTATCTACCACAAGGATCTTCGGGGTATCGAGTATGTAGTCGCCGATGTGGGTGGTAAATTGGCTGCACCGATCTATGGCATGTTCCAGGTCCAGGATATTCTGGCAGCGGAATATACAGTGCTAGACGGGGTGAAGCTCGATACATTCTGGCTGAAGCCCCCCCCGGATGACACGGTCTCCAGTATTGAGTGGACGGGTGAATGGACAGTCACCTTCGAGACCTTCCGCGATATGGGCGGCGCCTTTATGGTGGCATTGGTAATAATCTATATTCTGGTTGTCTGGGAGTTCGGTAATTTCCGGATTCCGGCACTGATTATGGCACCTATTCCATTGACGCTTATTGGCATTATTCCCATGCATGCAATTATGGGAGCCGAGTTCAGTGCCACTTCGATGATCGGTTGGATTGCCTTGGCGGGTATTATTGTGCGTAACTCCATTCTGCTGGTGGATTTTTCCGTGCATGAGATTCAGCGTGGAATACCGGTTGCAGAGGCGGTGATAAGGGCGTGTAAAACACGTACGCGTCCCATTGTGATTACGGCACTGGCGCTGGTGTGCGGTTCCAGTGTGATCTATACCGATCCGATCTTCCAGGGGATGGCTATCTCCCTCTCTTCAGGTGTTTTGGTGTCCACCATTCTGACACTGATCGTGATTCCATTGGGTTGTATCAAATCGAGCAAGGCGCTCTGTGAAGTGGCGGGTGCCGGCTATGATAGTGGCGGCACCCCAATGCCTGAAGAGGAAGAGGTGGTAGAGGCGCCCGCTGCAACGGTATATAAAACACCGATCCCGCTGGTTATCTGGGGTAAGGTGGCGACCGTTTTGATGATGCTGCTTTATGCAGTGCGCGGTATTTTTCTGTTGGTTAGCAAGCTTGTCAGCAAGCCGAAGGTGCCGCCCCCTGTAGTTTCTCCGGCTCCGGTAACGGCCAGCACGCCTGTGGTAAGCGAGGATAAAACTGTTCAGCAGAGAAAGGCGGCAGAGGTTCCTGTCGTTGCAGCAGATGTCGAAACTGTTGCAGATTTACCTTCTGCGGCAACAGGAAAGCCGGTGGAAGAGAATCAGCTGCCAAAAATTGAAGTGACAGCGGAGAAACCGATCGATAAGAGTCCGGAGCCGGTAGCTGAAGCCGCGGTGATCAGGAAAAAGAGTCAGGCTAAGGCACGCCCGGTTAAAAAGCGTGTTGCTAAGAAAAACATCGCTAAAAAACCACCGGCCCCGAAGAAACGACCGGTTAAAAAAGCGATTAAAAAAAGTGTTCCAAAGAGTGTTGCCGGGAAATCTGTGGAGCCTGGAAAACCAAAGGCTACGACTTCAGGAAAATCTAAGCCAGCCCTTCGCAAGGGTGCACGCAGAGGTATCAGGCTGAAGCTGGGTGATAGAAATGGGATGGAATAA
- a CDS encoding nucleotide-binding protein translates to MITVVGSLKGGSGKSTVTFNLAVWLSMGDVDIQVVDLDPQATLRDVAEVRDEEEYQPTIPVKGKKHLDKAKLKKAEEVLIDIGAADLEMMKQAISIADRILIPVPPSQADIWSTQRFIQFVHSLKLDPVPEVLGFINRGDTHHAITETDEAAAALVALPGIKFIKPRLSQRTTFRRSFSEGLAVFELNANSKGAKEFSALCAELYPAVLR, encoded by the coding sequence ATGATTACCGTGGTTGGCAGTCTCAAAGGCGGTTCAGGGAAAAGTACGGTAACTTTCAACCTCGCTGTCTGGTTATCTATGGGCGATGTGGATATCCAGGTTGTCGATCTTGATCCCCAGGCGACGTTACGTGATGTGGCTGAGGTGAGAGACGAAGAGGAGTATCAGCCGACTATTCCTGTCAAAGGAAAGAAACATCTCGATAAGGCAAAACTCAAGAAAGCGGAAGAGGTGCTGATTGATATCGGAGCAGCCGATCTGGAGATGATGAAACAGGCGATCTCTATTGCCGATCGGATTCTGATACCTGTCCCACCATCACAGGCGGATATCTGGTCCACACAGCGCTTTATTCAGTTCGTGCACTCTCTGAAACTGGATCCCGTTCCCGAAGTGCTGGGCTTTATCAATCGTGGTGATACACACCATGCAATCACCGAAACAGATGAAGCCGCCGCCGCTCTGGTCGCTTTGCCGGGCATTAAATTCATCAAGCCAAGGCTCTCTCAGCGTACTACTTTCCGGCGCTCGTTCAGCGAAGGATTGGCTGTATTTGAACTCAACGCCAACTCAAAAGGAGCGAAAGAGTTCAGTGCGCTTTGTGCCGAGCTTTACCCGGCGGTACTGCGGTAA
- a CDS encoding transposase, with amino-acid sequence MAEEKIAFDKFHVAKYLGKAIDKVRRQKHKALMAESYEDLKGGQYDWLCNPREYDAQTEIAVQDAT; translated from the coding sequence ATGGCTGAAGAGAAGATTGCCTTTGATAAATTTCATGTCGCCAAGTACCTCGGTAAGGCGATAGACAAGGTACGCCGCCAAAAGCATAAAGCGCTGATGGCTGAAAGCTATGAAGACCTTAAAGGCGGCCAGTATGACTGGCTCTGCAACCCTAGAGAATATGACGCGCAGACAGAAATTGCGGTTCAAGACGCTACGTGA
- a CDS encoding transposase produces MRRKRRNHKPSFKAKVAIAALKGDLTMAEQSEKFDVHPNQITEWKKLLLENADRAFGGDQKPTENSEVKIKELHAKIGRLTMENNFL; encoded by the coding sequence ATGAGAAGAAAACGTAGAAACCATAAACCCAGTTTTAAAGCCAAGGTAGCTATTGCTGCCTTGAAAGGAGATCTGACTATGGCGGAACAATCAGAGAAATTTGATGTTCACCCCAATCAGATTACAGAATGGAAAAAGCTGTTACTGGAAAATGCAGATCGTGCTTTTGGAGGGGATCAAAAACCCACTGAAAATTCAGAAGTAAAGATCAAAGAGTTGCATGCCAAGATAGGTCGACTGACTATGGAGAATAATTTTTTATAA
- a CDS encoding IS3 family transposase (programmed frameshift) yields MKKKRYREEQIIGAIKQHESGVKVDDICRQFGISTGCFYNWRSKYAGMDVSEAKRLKELESENNKLKKLLAEKMLEAEAMKDVLFKKVVKPADRKQIVNYLKSRFKLSERKACQLVGLSRTAFRYVTQWGKDEPLRKRLLELAKKHPSYGYLFLHGLLRGEGLMKNKKRTYRVYNEEGLQVRTKKRKKIIRPRMPTIMPIGKNIRWSMDFVSDQLANGRRFRVFNVIDDYSREVIGQLSDFSINGHQVARFLTQVIELRSAPDQIICDNGTEFTSKAMFYWQKESGVKLGFIQPGKPTQNAFVESLNGKFRNECLNQHWFRSIDDARHEIDQWREHYNHVRPHSALNYLSPVAFVNRAA; encoded by the exons ATGAAGAAGAAGCGTTACAGAGAAGAGCAAATTATTGGTGCCATCAAGCAGCATGAGTCAGGGGTAAAAGTTGATGACATTTGTCGTCAGTTCGGCATTTCAACCGGGTGCTTTTATAACTGGCGAAGCAAATACGCCGGGATGGATGTCTCAGAAGCCAAACGGCTCAAAGAGCTTGAAAGCGAAAACAACAAGCTTAAGAAGTTACTTGCCGAGAAAATGCTTGAAGCTGAGGCGATGAAGGATGTGCTCT TCAAAAAAGTGGTAAAGCCTGCTGATAGAAAACAAATCGTGAACTACCTTAAGTCGCGGTTCAAATTAAGTGAGCGTAAAGCTTGCCAATTAGTAGGCTTAAGTAGAACCGCTTTTCGGTACGTTACTCAATGGGGAAAAGATGAGCCTCTACGCAAACGGTTACTTGAGCTGGCAAAAAAGCATCCGAGTTATGGTTATTTGTTTTTACATGGCCTCCTGAGGGGAGAGGGGCTTATGAAAAACAAGAAGCGGACCTACCGAGTCTATAACGAAGAAGGTCTTCAAGTGAGGACTAAAAAACGCAAGAAGATAATACGACCAAGAATGCCAACGATTATGCCCATTGGTAAAAATATACGCTGGTCAATGGATTTTGTCAGTGATCAGTTGGCTAATGGTCGCCGCTTTCGAGTATTTAATGTGATTGATGATTACTCAAGAGAAGTTATTGGCCAGCTCTCTGACTTCTCGATCAATGGTCACCAGGTCGCTCGTTTTTTAACTCAGGTGATTGAGCTAAGGAGCGCTCCGGATCAAATAATCTGCGACAACGGTACTGAGTTTACTAGCAAGGCGATGTTCTACTGGCAAAAAGAAAGTGGCGTTAAGCTAGGTTTTATTCAGCCAGGTAAGCCTACTCAGAATGCGTTTGTAGAAAGCTTAAACGGTAAATTCAGAAATGAATGCTTAAATCAGCATTGGTTCAGGTCCATTGATGACGCTAGACATGAAATTGATCAATGGCGAGAGCACTACAATCACGTGCGGCCTCATAGCGCATTAAATTATTTGTCACCTGTGGCCTTTGTGAATAGGGCCGCTTAG
- a CDS encoding transposase, with amino-acid sequence MFLINNFKLAAKSIADIYKARWQVELFFKWIKQNLKIKSFIGTSKNAVMTQIWITCVFIYFWHLSISSQSRRKPCGKYCVYYSLICLKNGT; translated from the coding sequence GTGTTTCTAATCAACAATTTCAAACTGGCGGCCAAAAGCATTGCCGATATCTATAAAGCGCGTTGGCAGGTGGAACTATTCTTCAAATGGATCAAACAGAACCTGAAAATAAAATCCTTCATTGGAACAAGTAAGAATGCAGTAATGACACAGATTTGGATTACGTGTGTGTTTATCTACTTTTGGCATTTATCAATTTCCAGTCAAAGCAGAAGAAAGCCATGCGGCAAATATTGCGTTTATTACAGCTTAATCTGTTTGAAAAATGGGACCTGA